The Candidatus Endomicrobium procryptotermitis genome has a window encoding:
- a CDS encoding putative porin produces MKFSKVVSVLVAAAFLSGTSFAGEVDKLANMLAEKGLISYGEAQQVVTETKESTRQLTASGLNPTLPAWIQNMSIKGDIRVRHQVDWDGANTRNRERLRLRFGIETRPVESIKAAFGIASGALGGSGDKNPTSTNHTFQSFNKVPLFIDYAYLQYDPVSCLKISGGKVKGGTHLWNPTDLIWDTDINPDGFAVNFNKSAGSKINIFANAGWYILNEGRNGRIMPDTYIIQPGISFATGNFSAKFGLSYQQFNMKDREVVSNESGSYLLPNDSDFRCINPGIELKLKEVIAGLTLGIFGDYVKNTDDTVHKNNLEGRVFGFQFGSDKIAEFGTWQIKAMNRYLEEYAVPLGLGDSDAYGGKGNSKGYEVILTLGIAKNLSFGFDYYQMEQIDGSKNPKSLAQFDLNYKF; encoded by the coding sequence ATGAAGTTTTCAAAAGTGGTATCGGTTTTAGTGGCTGCGGCATTTTTATCAGGAACATCTTTTGCCGGAGAAGTTGACAAGCTTGCAAATATGCTTGCTGAAAAAGGTCTTATTTCATACGGGGAGGCGCAGCAAGTTGTTACGGAAACAAAAGAATCTACAAGGCAGCTCACTGCAAGTGGTTTGAATCCTACGCTTCCTGCGTGGATACAGAATATGTCTATTAAAGGGGATATAAGGGTAAGGCACCAAGTCGATTGGGACGGTGCAAATACAAGAAACAGAGAAAGATTAAGACTTCGTTTTGGAATCGAAACAAGGCCTGTTGAAAGCATTAAAGCGGCGTTTGGAATCGCCAGCGGAGCTCTCGGAGGAAGTGGAGACAAAAATCCTACATCGACAAATCACACTTTTCAATCATTTAATAAAGTACCATTATTTATAGATTATGCATATTTGCAATATGATCCCGTGAGTTGCCTTAAAATAAGCGGCGGTAAAGTCAAAGGAGGAACGCATCTGTGGAATCCCACAGATTTAATCTGGGATACCGATATTAATCCCGACGGTTTTGCTGTCAATTTTAACAAAAGCGCTGGTTCAAAAATAAATATTTTTGCCAATGCGGGCTGGTATATTTTAAATGAAGGCAGAAACGGAAGAATAATGCCCGACACATATATTATTCAGCCTGGAATTTCTTTTGCTACTGGAAATTTCAGCGCGAAGTTTGGTCTTTCTTATCAGCAGTTTAATATGAAAGATAGAGAAGTTGTTTCAAACGAGTCAGGCTCTTATTTGCTGCCCAACGATTCGGATTTCAGATGTATTAATCCGGGCATAGAACTTAAGTTGAAAGAAGTCATCGCGGGCTTAACTTTAGGTATTTTCGGCGATTATGTCAAAAATACCGATGATACCGTTCACAAAAATAATCTTGAAGGCCGCGTTTTTGGTTTTCAATTCGGAAGTGATAAGATTGCGGAATTTGGAACATGGCAGATTAAAGCTATGAACAGATATTTGGAAGAATATGCCGTTCCTTTGGGATTGGGTGATTCAGATGCTTATGGAGGAAAAGGAAACAGTAAAGGCTATGAAGTCATATTGACTTTGGGCATTGCCAAAAATCTGTCGTTTGGGTTCGACTATTATCAAATGGAACAGATTGATGGGTCGAAAAATCCTAAAAGTCTTGCCCAGTTCGACTTAAATTATAAATTTTAA
- a CDS encoding phosphate ABC transporter substrate-binding protein: MKKLIIAALAFILCAGNLSAARIVVEGSTTVLPIAQRAAEEYMDANSSADITVRGGGSGVGINSLISGTCNIANSSREIKDNELQSAASKKVKPKAFVIAMDGIAVIVNKNNSISALSKKQIADIYTGKITNWSQVGGKNEKIVVISRDSASGTFESFSELALNKQKVVSGALMQASNQAIATSVSTTPGAIGYVGLGYVTSSVKSVAVDGIEASVEAVLKSKYAYSRPLYMYTNGEPKGETKNFIDFILSDDGQTIVTEEGFVSLK; the protein is encoded by the coding sequence ATGAAAAAATTAATAATCGCAGCTTTGGCGTTTATTTTATGTGCTGGCAACTTGTCAGCCGCAAGGATTGTTGTTGAAGGTTCCACGACGGTTCTTCCGATAGCGCAAAGAGCAGCAGAAGAATATATGGACGCAAACTCTTCCGCAGATATCACGGTAAGAGGCGGCGGTTCTGGAGTGGGAATAAATTCATTAATTTCAGGAACGTGCAATATAGCAAATTCATCAAGAGAGATTAAAGACAACGAACTTCAGTCCGCCGCGTCGAAAAAAGTAAAGCCAAAAGCTTTTGTCATAGCCATGGATGGAATTGCAGTTATAGTGAATAAAAATAATAGCATATCCGCGCTCTCCAAAAAACAAATAGCGGACATTTATACTGGAAAAATAACAAATTGGTCTCAGGTTGGCGGAAAAAATGAGAAAATAGTTGTAATTTCAAGAGATTCGGCAAGCGGAACTTTTGAATCTTTCAGTGAGCTAGCTTTAAACAAACAAAAAGTCGTAAGCGGTGCTCTGATGCAGGCTTCAAATCAAGCTATAGCAACTTCGGTTTCGACGACTCCCGGAGCAATAGGATATGTAGGTTTGGGTTATGTAACATCTTCAGTTAAATCTGTAGCTGTTGATGGCATTGAAGCAAGTGTGGAAGCAGTTTTGAAAAGCAAATACGCTTATTCAAGACCTTTATATATGTACACTAACGGCGAGCCAAAAGGAGAAACAAAAAATTTCATAGATTTTATTTTAAGCGATGACGGACAGACCATAGTGACAGAGGAAGGTTTTGTGTCGTTGAAATAA
- the pstC gene encoding phosphate ABC transporter permease subunit PstC: MNNFKEKSIKMLFAILAFASLFFLLGIIFVLFKESVPVIAEINILKFLSGNQWYPTHEPAEFGILPLIMASLWVTAGAMFVCVPLGIGTALYINELSSIKQKHFLKPLIEILAGIPSIVYGFFGMLIVAPLIQKSFAIPTGLCAFTASLVLGIMAIPTIASISEDALSFVPKSFKEASFALGANRWQTLIKVTIPAAASGISTSVILGVSRIVGETMTVLMVSGGAAVIPKSFFDPVRPMTSTIAAEMGEAAVGSIHYHSLFAIGLILFLITLIFNATAEIISRKYRIKLGLDR, from the coding sequence ATGAATAATTTTAAAGAAAAATCAATTAAAATGCTTTTCGCAATTTTGGCTTTTGCTTCATTGTTCTTTTTATTGGGAATAATTTTCGTTTTATTTAAAGAAAGTGTTCCCGTTATAGCAGAAATCAATATATTAAAATTTTTATCTGGTAACCAATGGTATCCGACTCACGAACCTGCAGAATTCGGAATTTTGCCTTTAATAATGGCGTCTTTATGGGTTACGGCTGGTGCGATGTTTGTATGTGTTCCGCTGGGCATAGGAACGGCTTTGTATATAAATGAACTGTCGTCAATCAAGCAAAAACATTTTTTAAAGCCTCTTATAGAAATTTTAGCTGGCATACCGTCGATAGTATATGGTTTTTTCGGAATGCTTATAGTGGCTCCACTGATACAAAAAAGTTTTGCCATACCCACGGGATTATGCGCTTTTACAGCGAGTTTAGTGCTCGGCATAATGGCAATCCCGACGATAGCAAGTATATCGGAAGATGCTTTAAGCTTTGTGCCGAAAAGTTTTAAGGAAGCTTCTTTCGCTTTAGGTGCAAACAGATGGCAGACGCTTATAAAAGTTACCATACCTGCGGCCGCGTCTGGAATTTCTACTTCCGTGATATTGGGGGTAAGCAGAATTGTCGGTGAAACGATGACGGTCTTAATGGTTTCCGGAGGAGCGGCGGTTATACCTAAATCTTTTTTTGACCCTGTCCGTCCGATGACATCAACCATCGCCGCGGAAATGGGAGAAGCCGCAGTAGGAAGCATACATTACCATTCGCTTTTTGCAATAGGTTTAATATTATTTTTGATAACTCTTATTTTTAACGCCACAGCTGAAATAATAAGCAGAAAATACAGAATAAAGTTAGGTTTAGATAGATGA
- the pstA gene encoding phosphate ABC transporter permease PstA, with amino-acid sequence MKNKIAQILGFSLITASIVITLIFLVTIIYLIASRGLPVISWEFLTSVPRKGMTAGGVAPAIIGTFYLTIGAIIFALPFGLACAVYLNEYSSKGYMVNIIRMSINNLAGVPSVVFGLFGLAVFVKFFGFGISILSGSLTLGILILPAVISASQEALMAVPYSIREASFALGATQWQTIRKAVIPAAIPGIMTGVILSIGRAAGETAPILFTAATFYKRGYPDSIFSEVMALPYHIYALMTEGTKPEQQVVIAYGCALILLIVVLMISSIAIFLRNKYGSSYVN; translated from the coding sequence ATGAAAAATAAAATAGCTCAAATTTTAGGATTTTCTTTAATAACGGCAAGTATTGTAATAACACTGATATTTCTAGTCACTATAATTTATCTTATTGCTTCAAGAGGTCTTCCAGTAATATCTTGGGAATTTTTAACGTCTGTTCCGAGAAAAGGAATGACAGCTGGAGGCGTAGCGCCGGCGATTATAGGAACTTTTTATTTGACGATCGGAGCTATAATTTTCGCTTTGCCTTTCGGACTGGCCTGTGCCGTATATTTAAATGAGTACAGTTCCAAAGGTTATATGGTAAACATTATAAGAATGAGCATAAACAACCTGGCGGGCGTTCCTTCCGTAGTTTTTGGACTGTTTGGGTTGGCTGTTTTTGTCAAGTTTTTCGGTTTTGGAATTTCGATTTTATCGGGAAGTCTTACACTTGGAATATTGATTCTTCCTGCAGTCATTTCTGCATCGCAAGAAGCGTTGATGGCTGTTCCATACTCTATAAGAGAAGCCTCTTTTGCGCTTGGAGCAACGCAGTGGCAGACTATACGGAAAGCTGTAATTCCTGCAGCCATTCCGGGAATTATGACAGGAGTTATTTTAAGCATAGGAAGAGCTGCTGGCGAAACCGCGCCGATACTTTTTACTGCGGCAACTTTTTATAAAAGAGGTTATCCCGATTCGATTTTTTCTGAAGTTATGGCGCTGCCTTATCATATATATGCGCTTATGACCGAAGGGACAAAACCGGAACAGCAGGTTGTCATAGCTTACGGCTGCGCTCTTATACTTTTGATTGTGGTGCTTATGATTTCATCCATTGCGATATTTCTTAGAAATAAATATGGGAGTTCTTATGTCAATTGA
- the pstB gene encoding phosphate ABC transporter ATP-binding protein PstB, with protein MSIEQNIRIEAACVNFYYGDKKAIKNMSINFYDRKVTALIGPSGCGKSTFIRLLNKMNDLVPNTKVEGNIYFDGGDILDKKSDVVKIRRKIGMVFQKPNPFPKSIFQNISYGLEINGGKSKKAVTETVEKSLRKAALWDEVKDRLHENALKLSGGQQQRLCIARCLAVEPEVILFDEPCASLDPISTNKIEELILELRKNYTIAIVTHNMQQAARVSAYTAFMYLGELIEFNSTDKMFIAPKKKKTEEYLSGKFG; from the coding sequence ATGTCAATTGAACAAAATATCAGAATAGAAGCAGCATGTGTAAACTTTTATTATGGTGACAAAAAAGCCATAAAAAATATGAGCATTAATTTTTACGATAGAAAAGTTACAGCTTTAATCGGACCTTCGGGCTGTGGCAAATCGACTTTTATTAGACTGCTCAATAAAATGAACGATTTGGTACCAAATACCAAAGTCGAAGGAAACATTTATTTTGACGGCGGAGATATTTTAGACAAAAAATCCGATGTCGTAAAAATAAGAAGAAAAATAGGGATGGTTTTTCAGAAACCCAATCCTTTTCCCAAAAGCATATTTCAAAATATAAGCTACGGTTTGGAAATAAACGGCGGAAAAAGTAAAAAGGCCGTAACTGAAACCGTTGAAAAATCTTTGAGAAAAGCAGCTTTATGGGATGAAGTTAAAGACAGACTTCATGAAAATGCTTTAAAACTTTCTGGAGGGCAACAACAGAGATTGTGCATAGCGAGATGTCTTGCCGTAGAACCGGAAGTCATTCTTTTTGACGAACCCTGTGCCAGCCTTGACCCTATCTCTACAAATAAAATAGAAGAACTTATTTTGGAGTTAAGAAAAAATTACACAATCGCCATCGTCACGCACAATATGCAGCAGGCGGCAAGAGTTTCAGCTTATACGGCTTTTATGTATTTAGGTGAGCTTATAGAATTTAATTCTACAGATAAAATGTTTATAGCGCCGAAAAAAAAGAAAACCGAAGAATATCTGTCGGGAAAGTTTGGTTAA
- the phoU gene encoding phosphate signaling complex protein PhoU produces MFSEKIVLLKKGIIDYAEHVEKMIVESLERTMKRDEAVLHNIIEKEEAVANRYEIEFDEICVNYIARYQPAGKNLRMIISAIKMSNDLERMADHAVNIAQNGLFLISHPFVKPFIDIPKMSEITVSMLKNAIKSFVDEDMHLAKKVLENDGEVDSLKIKTVDEITYIMSEEPKTVSRALKIINIVSNLERVADLATNICEDVIYLTDGMIVKHHQADA; encoded by the coding sequence ATGTTTTCAGAAAAAATTGTCCTGTTGAAAAAAGGCATAATTGATTATGCTGAACACGTTGAAAAAATGATTGTTGAAAGCCTTGAGCGGACAATGAAAAGGGACGAAGCCGTCCTGCACAATATAATAGAAAAAGAAGAAGCCGTTGCAAACAGATATGAAATTGAATTTGACGAAATCTGTGTAAATTATATTGCAAGATACCAACCGGCCGGAAAAAATCTGAGAATGATAATAAGCGCCATAAAAATGAGCAACGATTTAGAAAGAATGGCGGATCATGCGGTAAATATAGCTCAGAACGGCTTATTTTTAATTTCACATCCTTTCGTGAAGCCTTTTATAGATATACCGAAAATGAGCGAGATAACTGTCAGCATGCTCAAAAACGCGATAAAATCTTTTGTAGATGAGGACATGCATCTTGCAAAAAAAGTTTTGGAAAATGACGGGGAAGTTGACAGTTTAAAAATAAAAACCGTTGACGAAATTACCTACATTATGAGTGAAGAACCTAAAACCGTAAGCAGAGCGTTAAAAATTATAAACATAGTTTCAAATCTTGAAAGAGTAGCCGATTTGGCGACAAATATTTGTGAAGATGTCATATATCTCACTGATGGCATGATAGTCAAACATCATCAGGCGGATGCTTAA
- the gmk gene encoding guanylate kinase, with protein sequence MSKTIKKLQKGSIIVVSAPSGAGKTSICDAIIKEDKNTIYSISATTRLPRSHEKNGIEYFFVSETKFKTMIKEEKFAEWAKVHGNYYGTLKSFLDKTLKSGKNILLDIDVQGGINIKRQYPQACMIFIMAPDLKTIEKRLRYRNTDSDKVIKERIKNAKKELKSFPKYEYLVINDNFEKAVKSVSTIIKSLEYKIKKGKKYF encoded by the coding sequence ATGTCAAAAACTATAAAAAAGTTGCAAAAAGGCAGTATCATAGTTGTTTCGGCGCCGTCAGGAGCGGGAAAAACCAGTATATGCGATGCAATTATAAAAGAAGATAAAAATACAATTTACTCCATTTCAGCTACGACCAGACTTCCCAGATCACATGAAAAAAATGGCATTGAATATTTTTTTGTCAGTGAAACTAAATTTAAAACAATGATAAAAGAAGAAAAATTTGCTGAATGGGCCAAAGTTCACGGCAATTATTATGGAACTCTGAAATCTTTTCTTGATAAAACTTTAAAAAGCGGTAAAAACATTTTGCTTGACATAGACGTGCAAGGTGGGATAAATATTAAAAGGCAGTACCCTCAGGCATGCATGATTTTTATAATGGCTCCCGATTTGAAAACTATCGAGAAAAGGCTTAGATACAGAAATACAGACAGTGATAAAGTTATAAAAGAAAGGATTAAAAATGCCAAAAAAGAGCTTAAATCGTTTCCAAAATACGAATATTTAGTAATAAATGACAATTTTGAAAAGGCCGTGAAATCCGTATCAACAATAATAAAATCTTTGGAATATAAGATAAAAAAAGGAAAAAAATATTTTTAG
- a CDS encoding phosphopantothenoylcysteine decarboxylase (decarboxylates 4-phosphopantothenoylcysteine to form 4'-phosphopantotheine.) → MDLKNKNVIMGICGGIAAYKACDIIRGLVKLGANVECILTCGGSKFITALTLQTLSKNRVYVGMFDEPAVWEIEHISLAKKANMIVIVPATADIISKLACGRADDLLCATVLASKSKILVCPAMNVNMFRHKAVQTNIRTLKSYGYDFVMPEKGELACGDIGDGRLAGSENIISEIIKGLSKKCPKKI, encoded by the coding sequence ATGGATTTAAAAAATAAAAACGTAATAATGGGCATCTGCGGAGGAATAGCCGCATATAAAGCCTGCGATATAATACGCGGGCTTGTTAAGCTTGGCGCTAATGTAGAATGCATTCTTACATGCGGCGGCTCAAAATTTATAACTGCTTTGACTTTGCAGACTTTATCTAAAAACAGAGTTTACGTTGGAATGTTTGATGAGCCTGCCGTATGGGAAATAGAGCATATATCTCTGGCAAAAAAAGCCAATATGATTGTTATTGTTCCTGCGACGGCCGATATAATATCAAAGCTGGCATGCGGCAGAGCGGACGATTTGCTGTGTGCGACCGTCCTTGCTTCAAAATCAAAAATACTTGTCTGTCCTGCCATGAACGTTAATATGTTCAGACATAAAGCCGTTCAGACAAATATTCGCACTTTAAAAAGCTACGGATATGATTTTGTCATGCCTGAAAAGGGTGAACTTGCTTGCGGTGACATAGGAGACGGAAGGCTTGCCGGTAGTGAAAATATCATTTCGGAAATTATCAAGGGGCTTTCCAAAAAATGTCCAAAAAAAATCTGA
- a CDS encoding uracil-DNA glycosylase gives MKQSEYSQIIKLAKRSLEEYQNWDEDEIYKDPVIKPATDKSLEKNIGESSFFVKKAGPAQELAALKAETDKCGKCPLGSSRLNCVFGVGAADADLMFVGEGPGFDEDHKGEPFIGRAGQLLTKIIEAMGYTRETVYIANIVKCHPMKDPSDPELRSNDRPPTQEEMDDCRPYLDKQLEIIRPKIIVTLGASSTRGLLGSEESISTIRGSVREYNGIKLMPTYHPAALLRNPSLKKVVWDDMKIVTKFLKTGKI, from the coding sequence ATGAAACAATCGGAATATTCTCAAATAATAAAGCTGGCAAAAAGGTCCCTTGAAGAGTATCAAAACTGGGACGAAGACGAAATTTATAAGGATCCAGTGATAAAACCCGCGACTGATAAAAGTTTGGAAAAAAATATTGGTGAAAGCAGCTTTTTTGTGAAAAAAGCAGGACCAGCACAGGAACTTGCGGCGTTAAAAGCTGAAACCGATAAATGCGGTAAATGTCCGCTTGGTTCAAGCAGGCTAAACTGCGTTTTTGGAGTAGGAGCAGCCGACGCGGATTTAATGTTTGTCGGTGAGGGACCTGGTTTTGATGAAGACCATAAAGGAGAACCTTTTATAGGAAGGGCAGGCCAGCTTTTAACAAAAATAATCGAAGCGATGGGTTATACACGCGAAACAGTGTATATAGCAAATATAGTAAAATGCCATCCGATGAAAGACCCTTCCGATCCAGAACTGCGTTCTAATGACAGACCCCCCACTCAGGAAGAAATGGACGACTGCCGTCCTTATCTTGACAAACAGCTTGAAATAATACGACCTAAAATTATCGTAACTCTCGGAGCATCTTCGACGAGAGGGCTTCTTGGAAGCGAAGAATCCATAAGCACTATACGCGGAAGCGTGAGAGAATATAACGGCATAAAACTTATGCCTACGTATCATCCGGCGGCATTACTTAGAAATCCGAGTCTTAAAAAAGTTGTTTGGGATGACATGAAAATAGTCACGAAATTTCTCAAAACAGGCAAAATATGA
- the priA gene encoding primosomal protein N', translating to MKVLEVAVAVPLNKAFYYLPPENIAAENVVGKRVKVQFGKRNLTAYALSVCETKENKFKLKTVTEILDSNPIITKESVELAKYISANYVCSLGEALASIIPPSIKASPKKSGKLFVSEDNVYGARHLLNTGQQNAVDLINNGILEQTSGKFLLFGITASGKTEIYLNNIEYALKLGKSAIMLIPEISLTAQFVDIVTKRFIGKVGVWHSSVSNIEKYKLYMKAKNSEIKIMLGARSAVFAPFENLGLIIIDEEHEHTYKQEQKPSYDAREVAFWRGKYHKAAVVLGSATPSLESYKDALENKLTLITLQERIDKKQMPEVKVLSLKNRLYLRSILMTETIEAISDALSRKEQIIVFLNRRGYSPSIMCRNCGNVYQCPNCSISMVFHRNPDLLKCHYCAETKELPITCPICKSKEISVFGTGTQKVEDELKKMFPKAKIFRLDGDTASSKEVYLNAYKGIKNDKYDILLGTQMIAKGFDFPRVSLVCVIDADTSLYLPDFKSAEKTFQMITQVAGRCGRGDMQGNVIVQTAHPEHYAIEHAKKHDFESFYKVETEHRKKLFYPPYCDVAKIAVRNKDEKKAIHDSEQLLMLIENIAKSLALPVKILGPSPAYIAKLHNTYRRHIIIKGKKEDILKAVPLISEYKKSTGTQVSIEIMPSDLI from the coding sequence ATGAAAGTTCTCGAGGTTGCCGTTGCCGTACCTTTAAATAAAGCATTCTACTACCTTCCTCCGGAAAATATTGCTGCAGAAAATGTTGTGGGAAAAAGAGTAAAAGTTCAGTTCGGAAAAAGAAATTTGACAGCTTATGCTTTGTCCGTATGCGAAACAAAAGAAAATAAATTCAAATTGAAAACTGTTACAGAAATTCTGGATAGCAATCCTATAATTACTAAAGAGTCGGTTGAGCTTGCAAAATATATAAGTGCAAATTATGTGTGTTCTTTGGGGGAAGCGCTTGCGTCCATAATTCCACCATCCATAAAAGCTTCCCCAAAAAAATCTGGAAAACTGTTTGTGAGTGAAGATAATGTTTATGGCGCAAGGCATTTGCTTAATACAGGGCAGCAAAACGCCGTTGATTTAATCAATAACGGCATATTAGAGCAAACCTCAGGGAAATTTCTTCTCTTTGGAATAACCGCTTCCGGAAAAACCGAAATATATTTAAATAATATTGAATATGCTTTGAAACTTGGCAAAAGCGCGATAATGCTTATTCCTGAAATTTCCCTCACGGCGCAGTTTGTGGACATTGTCACAAAAAGATTTATTGGTAAAGTCGGCGTCTGGCACAGCTCCGTAAGCAATATTGAAAAATATAAATTATATATGAAGGCTAAAAACAGCGAAATAAAAATTATGCTCGGGGCACGCTCTGCGGTTTTTGCTCCTTTTGAAAATCTTGGCTTAATAATTATTGATGAGGAGCATGAACATACGTATAAGCAGGAACAAAAACCGTCTTATGATGCCAGAGAAGTGGCGTTTTGGAGAGGGAAATACCATAAAGCCGCAGTTGTTTTGGGATCTGCCACTCCTTCTTTGGAAAGTTACAAAGATGCGCTTGAAAATAAACTTACGTTGATTACGCTTCAGGAAAGAATCGATAAAAAGCAGATGCCCGAAGTGAAAGTTCTTTCTTTAAAAAACAGGCTTTATCTCAGAAGCATTCTCATGACGGAAACGATAGAAGCGATTTCAGACGCATTAAGCAGAAAAGAGCAGATAATCGTTTTTTTAAACAGGAGAGGTTATTCTCCTTCCATAATGTGCCGTAATTGTGGAAACGTTTACCAATGTCCGAACTGTTCTATATCGATGGTTTTTCACAGAAACCCGGATTTGCTGAAATGCCATTATTGCGCAGAGACAAAAGAACTTCCTATAACCTGTCCGATATGCAAAAGCAAAGAAATATCCGTTTTCGGTACGGGAACACAAAAAGTTGAAGATGAATTAAAAAAAATGTTTCCAAAAGCAAAAATATTCAGACTTGATGGAGACACGGCGTCTTCAAAAGAAGTTTATCTTAACGCTTACAAGGGAATAAAAAATGACAAATACGACATTTTGCTTGGGACTCAAATGATTGCGAAAGGTTTTGATTTTCCGCGCGTTAGCCTCGTCTGTGTTATTGACGCTGATACATCCTTATATCTTCCAGATTTTAAGTCGGCTGAAAAAACTTTTCAGATGATTACGCAGGTTGCCGGTCGTTGCGGCAGAGGCGATATGCAGGGTAATGTGATAGTTCAGACGGCGCACCCCGAACATTATGCCATAGAACATGCCAAAAAACACGATTTCGAATCTTTTTATAAAGTGGAGACCGAGCATAGAAAAAAGCTTTTTTATCCGCCTTACTGCGATGTAGCCAAAATAGCTGTACGGAATAAAGACGAAAAAAAAGCCATACATGATTCCGAGCAGCTTCTAATGTTAATCGAAAATATTGCAAAAAGTCTCGCCCTTCCAGTAAAAATTTTAGGGCCGTCTCCCGCTTATATTGCAAAATTGCATAACACTTATAGAAGGCATATAATTATTAAAGGCAAGAAAGAAGACATTTTAAAAGCTGTTCCTTTAATAAGCGAATACAAGAAGTCTACAGGAACACAGGTCAGCATAGAAATTATGCCGTCGGATTTAATATGA
- the crcB gene encoding fluoride efflux transporter CrcB: protein MIGNILAVFFGGALGALFRFLISEFLPVIRWGIPFTIIIVNFTGCFIMGFADSFYESKIVDSYIRYFLTVGLLGGFTTFSTFSLEFYGLIKSGNIAGSFIYLFISVFMSLAGFIAGYTAARLLK from the coding sequence ATGATAGGAAATATATTAGCAGTATTTTTTGGAGGTGCGCTCGGTGCATTGTTTAGATTTCTGATTTCGGAATTTTTACCCGTAATCAGATGGGGAATACCTTTTACAATAATAATTGTAAACTTTACAGGCTGCTTCATTATGGGTTTTGCCGATTCTTTTTATGAAAGTAAAATTGTTGATTCTTATATAAGATATTTTCTTACGGTAGGACTGCTTGGCGGGTTTACGACTTTTTCGACATTTTCTCTGGAATTTTATGGTTTGATAAAAAGCGGGAATATTGCAGGATCGTTTATATATTTGTTTATTTCAGTTTTTATGTCACTTGCTGGATTTATTGCTGGGTATACAGCTGCACGACTGTTAAAATAA